From the genome of Ooceraea biroi isolate clonal line C1 chromosome 10, Obir_v5.4, whole genome shotgun sequence:
CTTTAACCtctgattatatatatgattaacGTATGATTGCAGTTAAAGGGTGGCTTGGCAGAAGTATTCGGGACAGAATTGGTAAAGGGTAAAAAGTATGACTTTACTTCTGGTGCAAAGGTCGCAGTTTACACTTGGCAAGGTTGTACTGTTGAACTGGTCGGAAAAACGGACGTTAGCTACGTGGCGAAGGAAACACCCATGGGTCTGTACTTGAATTGCCATGCTGCAATGGAACGGATGAGAGAAATCGCGGAGAAGGACGACACTAGGGGACCGATAACAATGGTCGTAGGTCCTTGCGACGTTGGCAAGTCCACGCTCTGCCGAATACTTCTGAATTATGCTGTTAGAATGGGTAGAAGGCCGATCTTCGTTGATCTCGACGTTGGCCAGGGACACATAGCAATTCCGGGCACGGTGGGTGCTTTATTAGTCGAACGGCCGTCTAATATAGTAGAGGGATTCAGTCAGCAAGCTCCGCTAGTTTTCCACTTTGGACACAAATCGCCACAGGATAACGTAACATTGTACAACTTGCTCGTCACACGCTTGGCGGAGGTTTGTTCAGACCGACTGCAAGCGAACAAGAAAGCTAAAGCATCGGGCATCGTCATAAACACCTGTGGCTGGGTCAAGGGAGATGGCTACAAGCTGCTCACACACGCGGCTCAGGCATTCGAAGTGGATGCGATTCTGGTGTTGGATCAAGAAAGACTTTACAATGAATTGGTGAGGGACATGCCAGACTTCGTGAAGGTTGTTTTCCTGCCGAAGAGCGGTGGCGTCGTCGAGAGGAGTCAGGCGCAAAGAACTGAAGCTAGGGATCAGGGTGTGAGAGAGTACTTCTACGGTTCTCGAACTCCACTATATCCGCACAGTTTTGAGGTCAAATGGAGCGAGGCTAGATTATACAAGATTGGAGCACCCTTTCTACCGTCGTCTTGTATGCCATTGGGCATGAAAGCCGAGGACAATTTGACGAAGCTGGTGGCGGTTACACCAGGACCTAGTTTGCTGCATCATCTACTGTCAGTTTCCTTTGCTGATTCTCCTGAGGATGATGTGGTGCAGACTAACGTGGCTGGATTCGTCTGTGTGTtagtatataataca
Proteins encoded in this window:
- the LOC105280550 gene encoding protein CLP1 homolog; the protein is MADEKSVVQEFKLDPDCELRFEVESKNEKVMLELKGGLAEVFGTELVKGKKYDFTSGAKVAVYTWQGCTVELVGKTDVSYVAKETPMGLYLNCHAAMERMREIAEKDDTRGPITMVVGPCDVGKSTLCRILLNYAVRMGRRPIFVDLDVGQGHIAIPGTVGALLVERPSNIVEGFSQQAPLVFHFGHKSPQDNVTLYNLLVTRLAEVCSDRLQANKKAKASGIVINTCGWVKGDGYKLLTHAAQAFEVDAILVLDQERLYNELVRDMPDFVKVVFLPKSGGVVERSQAQRTEARDQGVREYFYGSRTPLYPHSFEVKWSEARLYKIGAPFLPSSCMPLGMKAEDNLTKLVAVTPGPSLLHHLLSVSFADSPEDDVVQTNVAGFVCVTNVDVERQTFTVLSPQPRPLPNTVLLLSDIQFMDSH